In one Hypanus sabinus isolate sHypSab1 chromosome 11, sHypSab1.hap1, whole genome shotgun sequence genomic region, the following are encoded:
- the LOC132401626 gene encoding general transcription factor II-I repeat domain-containing protein 2A-like yields the protein MPLSAKTVKDRTIKMAEDITRQQIKDINSAVAYSIACDKSKDKGVIEQIALFCRYVNSAGPQEELIELIPLKDQTPGEDICEAVLNCLRAKGIKTTHLVSVAIDGAPSMTGAHKGFVALLQKSLDRKLLTLHCILHQEALCAQTFPPECTEVMDVVIQIVNKIMAKSLNHRQFRLLLDELESAYSDLLLHNKVRWLSRGEVLKRFVACLEEVKTFLGSKGLTFPELEQPEWLEKLHFMVDMTAHLNTLNTALQGKGRTALHMLEDVLVFESKLTVLARDLQKGTLSHFPNLREFKQGHDMINSEYLHSAIITMQTSFRKRFCEFREEKKHIILPGHSPKHRSIPTEYNCIGRCEST from the coding sequence atgcccctctctgcaaagactgtcaaagacagaaccataaaaatggcagaagacatcacaagacagcaaattaaagacatcaattcagctgtggcctactcgattgcctgtgacaagtctaaagacaaaggagttattgaacaaatagcgctgttctgccggtatgtaaactctgccgggccacaggaagaactgattgagttgatacctctaaaagaccaaacaccgggggaggacatctgtgaggctgtcttgaattgtttaagagccaaaggaataaagaccacccacctggtgtcagtagctattGATGGGGCACcgagtatgacaggagcgcacaagggatttgtggctttactgcagaagtcgctggacagaaagctgctgactcttcactgcatcttgcaccaagaggcactgtgcgctcaaacatttcctccggaatgcacagaagtaatggatgttgtcattcagattgtcaataaaataatggcaaaaagtttaaatcaccgtcaattccgtttgttactggacgagctggaaagcgcatattctgatctcctgctgcacaacaaagtccggtggctgtccagaggggaggtgctgaaacgctttgtcgcgtgtctggaagaagtgaaaactttcctgggcagcaaagggctcacctttcctgagctggaacagccagagtggctggaaaagctacacttcatggtagacatgacagcgcacctgaacacgctgaacacagctcttcaggggaaaggacgcacagccctacacatgttggaggatgttttggtaTTCGAgagcaagttgacagtgcttgccagagatttacagaaaggcactttgtctcacttccccaatttgagagagttcaaacaaggtcacgacatgataaattcagagtatttacattctgcaatcatcacaatgcaaacatcgtttcggaaacgcttctgtgagttcagagaggaaaaaaagcacattatccttcccggtcactcccctaagcatcgatccatccctactgaatacaactgcattggcaggtgtgagtcaacctga
- the cenpl gene encoding centromere protein L — protein MAHMGVCFPQTDSPPVVLRTVHKHTPFRQTPARRRISRPDCPVENPEQIALLLQKQWHLYHLTPLYRFSYTMLKKYSNELSVFIASEKKKGMAVEVGIELASKAKFSMLAGLRATESDPEAVFIQITSKTPVQQSSDEKVVWSGWLCCVDGDLGFLASLPVEFTCLPLLFANGPETVTAIVGEWLQKTFDCYISAFPISSENLTWMAAMWANCFSDCIHRVMELEWSVPPVQLTISLSIHPEDAKALWESIHGDEDEITIEEVDLFMSSLHSHFYRHFGVRLAATRLVKVTTGVASAHCDGKLKLFNSKHIDHVLPFLTELAFHQIQYQPRLCSTMD, from the exons ATGGCGCACATGGGTGTGTGTTTTCCCCAAACAGATTCTCCTCCAGTAGTTCTGAGGACGGTACACAAGCATACACCATTTCGTCAGACCCCAGCTAGACGGAGGATTTCGAGACCAGACTGCCCAGTA gaaAATCCAGAGCAGATTGCACTGTTATTACAGAAACAATGGCATCTATATCATCTGACACCCCTGTATAGATTCTCTTACACCAtgctgaagaaatactcaaatgagtTGTCTGTGTTCATCGCTTCAGAGAAGAAAAAAGGAATGGCAGTTGAAGTGGGAATTGAGCTTGCAAGCAAAGCTAAATTCTCCATGCTTGCTGGTCTCCGAGCTACTGAAAGTGATCCCGAGGCAGTCTTCATACAG ATAACATCAAAGACTCCAGTCCAACAATCATCTGATGAGAAAGTGGTCTGGTCTGGGTGGCTATGCTGTGTTGATGGAGACCTGGGCTTCTTGGCATCTCTCCCTGTGGAATTCACCTGTTTGCCCTTGCTTTTTGCCAATGGCCCtgaaacagtaacagctattgttGGGGAATGGTTGCAGAAAACATTTGACTGTTACATCAGTGCGTTCCCCATCAGTTCTGAGAACTTGACCTGGATGGCTGCCATGTGGGCCAATTGTTTTTCTGACTGTATCCATCGTGTAATGGAACTAGAATGGTCTGTACCCCCTGTCCAATTGACCATTTCACTGAGTATTCACCCAGAGGATGCTAAGGCATTGTGGGAAAGTATCCATGGAGATGAGGATGAAATCACCATAGAAGAAGTGGATTTATTCATGAGCAGCCTTCATTCACATTTCTACAGGCATTTTGGGGTGCGGCTTGCAGCTACACGCCTAGTAAAGGTAACAAcaggtgtagcatctgctcaCTGTGATGGAAAATTAAAG CTGTTCAACAGCAAGCATATAGACCACGTGCTGCCATTCCTAACTGAGCTGGCTTTTCATCAGATACAGTATCAACCTCGTCTCTGCAGTACTATGGATTAA